In Rhodospirillales bacterium, the genomic window CAGGTTGAAGGCAGCTACCGCGCGGATATCCCGCGCCCCGATCTTTTGGACTTACCAGCCTTGGCGGCGAAGTCGGGTAGGTGTTTTCCGGCCTTGATGTGATGAAGCCCCGGTGTCTCGCGGATCAGCACGTAGATATATTCGACTGGCGCGTCGATGGTTTGGTGGACGACGCGCGTGATCTCGCGGGCGAGCGCTCGCTTTTGCCGCTCGGTGCGGCCCTCGCGGATGTCACATTGGATGATCGGCATGCCCCCCTCCCTTGAGTTATTGCTTCGGCAGCAGACGAAATTGGCGCTGCCCTCAAGATTATTATATGATCACTATCATTTATACTATATTATGGACATCATGCAATACAAGTAGGAATTTAGCGAGGTCTTTCTGGGTGCCCGCGTTCAAACGGGCCGGGTTCATAGATCGAAGTGAAATTGACCTTCCCCCGTTTTTAGGTCCAACCGGAGGGTGAGTTTT contains:
- a CDS encoding 4-oxalocrotonate tautomerase (4-OT; member of subfamily 5; forms a dimer; the function in the Escherichia coli cell is unknown), which encodes MPIIQCDIREGRTERQKRALAREITRVVHQTIDAPVEYIYVLIRETPGLHHIKAGKHLPDFAAKAGKSKRSGRGISAR